One genomic region from Mastacembelus armatus chromosome 21, fMasArm1.2, whole genome shotgun sequence encodes:
- the eef1akmt1 gene encoding EEF1A lysine methyltransferase 1, whose amino-acid sequence MSDSEDDAPTLSAHTLAALQEFYNETRSGLDHSTTSASDQFAVGAVQEDWRMSQFWYSDDTAAQLAEEVVREAGEGGRIACVSAPSVYQKLKQGIVEGSDRVSAVVLEFDRRFAAYGSDFIFYDYSEPLSLPASVAPQSFDIVLADPPYLSEECLSKVAQTIKYLSKGKVLLCTGAIMENLAKELLDLKVCSFLPKHNRNLSNEFRCFVNYPSHLLRS is encoded by the exons atGAGTGACAGTGAGGACGATGCTCCCACGCTGTCAGCTCACACTCTGGCCGCCCTGCAGGAGTTTTACAATGAGACCAGGTCTGGTCTGGATCATAGCACGACCAGTGCATCAGACCAGTTCGCCGTGGGAGCAGTGCAGGAGGACTGG cggATGAGCCAGTTCTGGTACAGTGACGACACAGCGGCTCAGTTAGCGGAGGAGGTCGTGCGTGAAgctggagagggaggaag GATAGCATGCGTGAGCGCACCCAGTGTGTACCAGAAGTTGAAGCAGGGCATAGTGGAAGGTTCAGACCGGGTTTCTGCTGTCGTGTTGGAGTTTGACCGCCGCTTTGCCGCCTATGGCAGTGACTTCATCTTCTACGACTACAGCGAACCGCTGTCTTTGCCGGCCAGCGTGGCTCCTCAGAGCTTTGACATCGTCCTCGCCGACCCACCGTACCTGTCCGAGGAGTGCCTGAGCAAAGTGGCCCAAACCATCAAGTACCTGAGCAAAGGCAAAGTCCTGCTGTGCACAG GAGCCATCATGGAGAATCTGGCCAAAGAACTCCTGGACCTCAAAGTGTGCAGCTTCTtgccaaaacacaacagaaacttGTCCAATGAGTTCCGCTGTTTCGTCAACTACCCGTCGCACCTGCTGAGGAGCTGA